The uncultured Desulfuromonas sp. genome has a segment encoding these proteins:
- a CDS encoding chemotaxis protein CheX — translation MDLEQMTIDSTREVFETMIMLEVTPQPAMPVLVSNFTDSVSGMVGLAGGCKGMIAIHAPDDVAMDITTRFLGLDVDEVNEDVTDAFGELANMLAGNVKMFLDESGKDITLSVPSYVFGADYHVECTAEADWVMIPFESDSGEFLVQLQIEKS, via the coding sequence TTGGATTTAGAACAGATGACCATTGATTCCACGCGCGAAGTGTTTGAAACGATGATTATGCTGGAGGTGACTCCTCAGCCTGCCATGCCGGTCTTGGTGAGTAATTTTACCGATTCGGTTTCCGGGATGGTTGGCTTGGCCGGGGGCTGTAAAGGCATGATTGCCATCCATGCTCCGGATGATGTGGCCATGGATATTACCACGCGATTCCTTGGTCTGGACGTGGACGAAGTCAACGAGGACGTGACCGATGCTTTCGGTGAACTGGCCAACATGCTGGCCGGTAACGTCAAGATGTTTCTCGACGAGTCGGGCAAAGATATTACCCTGTCGGTTCCTTCCTATGTATTTGGTGCGGATTATCATGTCGAGTGCACGGCGGAAGCCGATTGGGTGATGATTCCGTTTGAATCGGATTCCGGCGAATTTCTTGTCCAACTACAGATTGAAAAAAGCTGA
- a CDS encoding N-acetyltransferase: MIRKACIADAPIIHKMLAEHAGKGAMLSRSLAEIYQAIRSFYVLEEQGEVLGTVSLQVWWADLAEVRSLVVSESLAGRGCGRQLVQACIDEACQLGLSRLFALTYQEQFFSRLGFSLIEKSELPHKIWGDCMKCSKFPDCDEVAMAMSLPPSSL; this comes from the coding sequence ATGATCAGAAAAGCCTGTATTGCTGATGCCCCGATCATCCATAAAATGCTGGCCGAACATGCCGGTAAAGGCGCGATGCTGTCGCGTTCCCTGGCTGAAATTTATCAGGCCATCCGCTCCTTTTACGTATTGGAAGAGCAGGGCGAGGTCTTGGGCACGGTCAGTTTGCAAGTCTGGTGGGCTGATCTCGCTGAAGTGCGTTCACTGGTGGTCTCTGAAAGTCTGGCCGGCCGCGGCTGTGGCCGCCAGTTGGTTCAGGCGTGTATTGATGAAGCCTGCCAACTTGGCCTGAGTCGGTTGTTTGCCTTGACCTATCAGGAACAATTCTTTTCACGACTGGGATTCAGCCTGATTGAAAAAAGTGAATTGCCGCATAAAATCTGGGGTGACTGTATGAAATGTTCCAAGTTTCCCGACTGTGATGAAGTGGCCATGGCCATGAGTTTGCCACCGTCGTCGCTTTAA
- a CDS encoding LysM peptidoglycan-binding domain-containing protein — translation MIRWFLLLCCGVLTGCMAAPAPEVSMLRLHDEASLPLVAAPAEDASGCVVLAPEELAQAGDETTADEALLNADLTPPQDVGPVVKPEPLFDFPVVENDKVRYLVDYYTGPGRRTFTRWLQRSSRYLPMMREVFKREGLPQDLATLAMVESGFNSNAHSWANAVGHWQFIESTGRMYGLENTWWRDERRDMEKATLAAARYLKDLYQRFDGDWYLAVASYNAGPGKISRAVKKYHSTDFWELSKGSYLRAETKNYVPKLLAALLISKQPVKFGFCDLDYEAPLAFETVILPEATDLEVITELTGASYDDLKRLNPELKRWCTPPGETNYRLRVPTGCAGGFDEKYAQVPSSDRARYKRHQITSGDTLLKLAHTYHIRVDDIISLNKISNPRALRVGQNLILPLHRDYTGRPLAELEDDYLRSKRRNYTVRSGDSLWSIARKCDVTEKQLRVWNRLGWSNVIQPGQTLLVSAPSSSVASRSKSLKKVIYQVRTGDTLWGIGRQFSVQTRDIRQWNDLTEDHILQPGDELTLLVHGDRRS, via the coding sequence ATGATTCGCTGGTTTCTATTGTTATGTTGTGGGGTGTTGACGGGCTGTATGGCGGCGCCCGCTCCCGAAGTGTCGATGCTTCGCCTGCACGACGAAGCGAGTTTGCCGCTGGTGGCCGCACCGGCTGAAGACGCCTCCGGCTGCGTGGTGCTGGCGCCGGAAGAACTGGCGCAAGCCGGTGATGAAACCACGGCGGACGAAGCGTTGCTCAATGCCGATTTAACGCCGCCACAGGACGTTGGGCCGGTGGTGAAACCGGAGCCGTTGTTCGATTTTCCCGTGGTGGAAAACGACAAGGTCCGTTATCTGGTCGATTACTACACCGGACCGGGCCGCCGGACCTTTACCCGTTGGTTGCAGCGTTCCAGCCGCTATCTGCCGATGATGCGCGAGGTGTTTAAACGTGAGGGACTGCCGCAGGACCTGGCCACCCTGGCCATGGTTGAATCCGGCTTCAACAGCAATGCGCACAGCTGGGCCAATGCCGTCGGGCACTGGCAGTTCATCGAATCGACCGGGCGCATGTACGGCCTGGAAAACACCTGGTGGCGTGATGAGCGCCGTGATATGGAAAAAGCCACTCTCGCCGCTGCCCGCTATCTCAAAGACCTCTATCAGCGGTTTGACGGCGACTGGTACCTTGCCGTGGCCTCGTATAACGCCGGTCCCGGAAAAATTTCCCGCGCCGTCAAGAAATATCACTCCACCGATTTCTGGGAGCTGAGCAAGGGTTCTTATCTTCGCGCCGAGACCAAAAACTATGTGCCCAAGTTGCTGGCGGCATTATTAATCAGCAAGCAACCGGTGAAATTCGGTTTTTGCGATCTGGATTACGAAGCCCCGCTGGCCTTTGAGACGGTGATTCTCCCCGAAGCCACCGATCTGGAAGTGATTACGGAGCTGACCGGGGCGTCTTATGACGATCTCAAACGTCTCAATCCCGAGTTGAAACGCTGGTGTACACCGCCGGGAGAAACCAATTACCGTTTGCGGGTGCCAACCGGTTGTGCCGGCGGTTTTGATGAAAAATACGCCCAAGTCCCGTCGTCGGACCGCGCCCGTTATAAGCGCCATCAGATCACGTCCGGCGATACCCTGCTTAAATTGGCGCACACCTACCACATCCGTGTCGATGATATCATCAGCCTCAATAAAATCAGCAATCCTCGCGCGTTACGTGTCGGGCAGAACCTGATCCTGCCGCTGCATCGTGACTACACCGGTCGTCCTTTGGCCGAGTTGGAAGATGATTACCTGCGCTCGAAACGGCGCAATTACACGGTGCGCTCCGGTGACAGCCTGTGGAGCATTGCCCGCAAGTGTGATGTGACGGAAAAACAACTGCGCGTGTGGAACCGACTGGGCTGGAGCAATGTGATTCAACCGGGGCAGACGTTGCTGGTTTCGGCACCGTCGTCTTCGGTAGCATCACGCAGTAAATCCCTGAAAAAAGTGATCTATCAGGTGCGCACCGGAGATACCTTGTGGGGCATCGGCCGTCAGTTCTCCGTGCAGACACGCGACATTCGGCAATGGAATGATCTCACCGAAGATCATATCCTGCAGCCGGGTGATGAATTGACCCTGTTGGTACACGGTGATCGTCGCTCCTGA
- the hflX gene encoding GTPase HflX, which yields MDVLGQTSGLKAAQIDALERIYRRRMRPEEVVSTELARFLCGLSHEIRRQIGVLIDRSGVVKYVMVGDDREIMLPDLSGYALGRSGLRGLRCIHTHLKNESLSEDDLTDLALLRLDMMVALGVNQRGFPASVYYAHLLPENPAHQQVEQQHLRSFDQLNVDMSAFLRSLEDELERTVDSGQIDLSDPRERAILISVSQAPRREIEDSLCELQELARTADMLVLDQVVQRPQRLNPRYLMGEGKIKDVVIRALQQRATMLVFDQDLSPTQVRSIAALTDLKVIDRSQVILDIFASRAHTLDGKVQVELAQLKYILPRLSGKGTALSRLMGGIGGRGPGETKLEIDRRRIRDRISRLEKRLKGMAKSRLQRRSKRMRSDVPIISIVGYTNAGKSTLLNALTQSEVFTEDLLFATLDTSTRRLRFPLEREVIITDTVGFIRQLPASLMGAFKSTLEELSDADLLLHVVDVSNPRFEEQIRAVEQILADLDLGQTPRQLVFNKMDQIDAGECAELCRRFGAVAVCARDRSTFDALLDALQQRFWPEETAGETLDTE from the coding sequence GTGGACGTTCTTGGACAAACTTCCGGCCTCAAGGCGGCTCAGATTGACGCGCTGGAGCGCATTTACCGCCGCCGCATGCGCCCTGAAGAAGTGGTATCGACCGAGCTGGCCCGCTTTTTATGCGGTCTGTCCCACGAAATTCGCCGCCAGATCGGCGTGTTGATTGATCGCTCCGGCGTGGTCAAATATGTCATGGTCGGCGACGATCGTGAGATCATGCTGCCCGATCTGTCCGGCTATGCCTTGGGCCGTAGCGGTCTGCGGGGTCTGCGTTGCATCCACACCCACCTGAAAAACGAATCCCTGTCCGAAGACGACCTCACCGACCTTGCTCTGTTGCGTCTCGATATGATGGTTGCCCTCGGCGTCAACCAGCGCGGTTTTCCCGCGTCGGTTTATTACGCCCATCTGTTGCCGGAAAATCCGGCCCATCAACAGGTTGAACAACAGCATCTGCGCAGTTTTGATCAGCTCAATGTGGACATGTCGGCGTTTTTACGCTCCCTGGAAGACGAGCTTGAACGTACCGTTGACAGCGGCCAGATCGATCTGTCCGATCCCCGGGAGCGGGCAATTCTCATTTCCGTCAGTCAGGCGCCGCGGCGTGAAATTGAAGATTCCTTATGCGAGTTGCAGGAGCTGGCCCGCACCGCGGACATGCTGGTGCTTGATCAGGTCGTTCAGCGACCGCAGCGCCTGAATCCCCGCTATCTGATGGGCGAGGGCAAGATCAAGGATGTGGTGATCCGGGCTCTGCAACAGCGGGCGACCATGCTGGTTTTCGATCAGGATCTCAGCCCGACCCAGGTGCGTTCCATCGCCGCATTGACCGATCTGAAAGTCATTGATCGCTCCCAAGTGATTCTCGATATTTTTGCCAGCCGCGCTCACACCCTCGACGGCAAAGTACAGGTTGAGCTGGCGCAGCTCAAATACATTCTACCCAGACTCTCCGGCAAAGGGACCGCCCTGTCGCGTCTGATGGGCGGTATTGGTGGTCGCGGCCCTGGTGAAACCAAGCTGGAAATCGACCGTCGCCGCATCCGTGACCGGATCAGTCGTCTGGAAAAACGTCTCAAGGGTATGGCCAAGAGCCGTTTACAGCGCCGCAGCAAGCGGATGCGTTCCGATGTGCCGATTATCTCCATCGTCGGTTACACCAATGCCGGTAAGTCGACTCTGCTTAATGCGTTGACCCAGAGCGAGGTGTTTACCGAAGATCTTCTGTTTGCCACCTTGGATACCTCGACGCGCCGTTTGCGCTTTCCTCTGGAGCGCGAGGTGATCATTACCGACACCGTCGGCTTTATCCGCCAACTGCCTGCCAGCCTCATGGGCGCGTTCAAGTCCACCCTCGAAGAGTTGTCGGATGCGGATCTGTTGTTGCACGTGGTGGATGTCTCCAACCCCCGTTTTGAAGAACAGATTCGTGCCGTTGAACAGATCCTGGCTGATCTCGACCTTGGTCAGACTCCGCGGCAGCTGGTGTTCAACAAGATGGATCAGATTGATGCGGGGGAATGTGCCGAGCTGTGCCGACGCTTTGGTGCCGTTGCGGTCTGTGCGCGTGATCGTAGTACCTTTGACGCCTTGCTCGATGCCTTGCAACAGCGTTTTTGGCCGGAAGAGACTGCGGGCGAGACTCTTGACACCGAGTGA
- a CDS encoding DsbC family protein, producing the protein MWRHLVIVMFLSLLFPVYAWSFGGEGCGAGECKDCHSLTKEDALKLLPPGADRVDSVDFSDVGGLWEIKGEARGRMFTVYVDFSKQYLISGRVVRISDGTEISRRVNMDEIKSDGALLLGREDAPVKAYVFTDAKCGHCRKLHQELKKVVAQQPQIAFYIKVMAMLSDTTLVTNIVCSGSADVLEQAMADQPVPEQTCTTDAVQETLAFAKKWQIRSTPTLVLPDGHVLMGARPAEDLIKELSVFLPKE; encoded by the coding sequence ATGTGGCGTCATCTGGTGATTGTGATGTTTTTGTCTCTCCTGTTTCCTGTGTATGCATGGTCTTTTGGCGGTGAAGGGTGTGGTGCCGGAGAGTGTAAGGATTGCCATAGTTTGACCAAAGAAGACGCGTTGAAACTGTTGCCCCCCGGCGCGGACCGGGTGGATTCCGTGGACTTTTCCGATGTCGGCGGTTTATGGGAAATCAAGGGGGAAGCCCGAGGCCGCATGTTTACCGTCTATGTCGATTTCTCCAAGCAATATCTGATCTCCGGCCGGGTGGTGCGTATCAGTGACGGCACGGAAATTTCCCGCCGGGTCAATATGGATGAAATTAAATCGGATGGGGCCCTTCTGCTTGGCCGCGAGGATGCACCGGTCAAAGCCTATGTGTTCACGGATGCCAAATGTGGTCATTGCCGCAAGCTGCACCAGGAATTGAAAAAAGTGGTCGCGCAACAGCCGCAGATCGCTTTTTACATTAAAGTGATGGCCATGCTGTCGGACACCACGCTGGTGACGAATATTGTTTGTTCCGGTTCCGCTGACGTGCTTGAGCAGGCCATGGCCGACCAGCCTGTCCCCGAGCAAACCTGCACGACCGATGCTGTCCAGGAAACGCTGGCGTTTGCCAAAAAGTGGCAGATCCGATCGACACCGACCCTGGTCCTTCCCGATGGCCATGTTTTGATGGGGGCACGCCCCGCTGAGGACCTGATCAAGGAACTGTCGGTGTTTTTGCCCAAGGAGTAA
- the fabI gene encoding enoyl-ACP reductase FabI, with protein MGLMTGKRGIIFGVANEMSIAWGIAQQLKEQGATLAFTYLNDALEKRVRPLAESLDAELILPCNVSNDQEIEAVFDEVKKQWGELDFVVHAVAFADREDLKHPYSQTSREGFALAMDISAYSMVAITRCAEPLLKEGGSIVTMTYLGATRAVPNYNVMGVAKAALEASVRYLAAELGEKGIRVNAISAGPIRTLAASGIANFRSKIKLMDDHAPLRRTVTQEEVGKTAVYFLSDLSSGVTGEVHLVDAGFNIVVSA; from the coding sequence ATGGGACTGATGACAGGAAAACGGGGAATTATTTTCGGTGTTGCCAATGAGATGAGCATTGCCTGGGGCATTGCCCAGCAACTCAAGGAACAGGGCGCTACGTTGGCGTTTACCTACCTCAACGATGCCCTGGAAAAGCGGGTTCGTCCGCTGGCGGAAAGTCTCGACGCTGAACTGATTCTGCCTTGCAATGTCAGCAATGATCAAGAGATCGAAGCGGTTTTTGACGAGGTGAAAAAACAATGGGGTGAGTTGGATTTTGTTGTTCACGCCGTTGCTTTTGCCGACCGTGAAGATCTCAAACATCCGTATAGTCAGACCAGCCGTGAAGGGTTTGCCCTGGCCATGGATATCAGTGCTTATTCCATGGTGGCCATTACCCGGTGTGCGGAACCGCTGCTCAAAGAGGGTGGCAGCATTGTCACCATGACCTATCTGGGCGCAACCCGTGCCGTCCCCAATTACAATGTCATGGGTGTGGCCAAAGCTGCACTGGAAGCCTCCGTACGCTACCTGGCGGCCGAATTGGGCGAAAAAGGTATTCGCGTCAACGCCATTTCCGCCGGCCCGATTCGCACTTTGGCGGCTTCCGGCATTGCCAACTTCCGCTCCAAAATCAAGTTGATGGATGATCACGCGCCATTGCGTCGGACCGTCACTCAGGAGGAGGTCGGCAAGACCGCCGTGTATTTCCTGTCCGATCTGAGCAGTGGTGTGACCGGCGAAGTTCATTTAGTCGATGCCGGTTTCAATATTGTGGTCAGTGCTTAA
- a CDS encoding insulinase family protein codes for MSWQQLRDFHAEFYHPSNACFFTYGNFPLADHLDVIETKVLSQFQAREVNSEVPQEQRFSAPLTVKEPFPIDAQEELTGKSMVHLSWLCSDISDSFARLSLTLLSQLLLGNPAAPLYKALLDSGLGTNLTPGCGYHDDYRSTCFAVGLQGTDEDKAEQIENLVLETLRNIADDGFSRSRIDAAIHRLELANREVSGDSYPYAIMVMMRILGPWLHCDDPLSPLQLDDNLTKLRQELDKGPFFENLIRTWLLDNPHRVNLCLHPDPALTKEMEYKEQQRLKDLEATLTDNDRQHLVDQAKTLQQAQEEKEDVSCLPTLELSDIDPKEPEVASESLAVGNHEVTFYPQPTNGLVYFNLYFPVSGLEADLHPYLPLFSSLLTQIGAGKYSYLEMAERIEAGTGGIRASLDILDDIASLDQYQPLLRLRGKALVRNVDKLAEILADVATSADFTDLERLATVIGQVKTTWENAIPGSGHSYAARAAAGHLTAAGQCREQWSGLTQFKQIKEIAKLKAEQLADLAVKMQQIAQQLLHSDSVRAAITAEQGDLETNRKAIQQLLERLPSHSRQEAMAIASTITPQAVQLGWATSIPVSYVTRVFRTVPLVHEDAAPLKILAALLKANFLHREIREKGGAYGGMANSNSEAVCSPCCPIATRSYRALWMFTSRLCSGFSPVILIRKKSRKRSLPCSVPSTDRCHQAVSARMNSPTLCRG; via the coding sequence CTGAGCTGGCAGCAGTTACGCGATTTTCACGCTGAGTTCTACCATCCCAGCAATGCCTGCTTCTTCACCTACGGCAACTTCCCGCTGGCCGACCATCTCGACGTCATTGAAACAAAGGTACTCAGCCAATTCCAGGCACGTGAGGTCAACAGTGAAGTCCCGCAGGAACAGCGTTTTTCCGCTCCTCTGACCGTCAAGGAACCCTTTCCCATTGACGCACAGGAAGAGTTGACCGGTAAAAGTATGGTGCATTTGAGCTGGCTGTGCAGTGATATCTCCGACAGCTTTGCCCGCCTCAGCCTGACGCTGCTGTCCCAATTACTGCTCGGCAATCCGGCGGCACCGCTGTACAAGGCCCTACTCGACTCCGGTCTCGGCACCAATCTGACGCCCGGCTGCGGTTATCACGATGACTACCGTTCCACCTGTTTTGCCGTGGGTCTGCAAGGAACGGATGAGGACAAAGCGGAGCAGATCGAGAATCTGGTGCTGGAAACGTTACGGAACATTGCCGACGACGGCTTCAGCCGTTCACGCATCGATGCCGCCATCCATCGCCTGGAACTGGCCAACCGTGAAGTCAGTGGCGACAGTTACCCCTATGCCATCATGGTGATGATGCGCATCCTCGGCCCATGGCTGCATTGCGATGACCCGTTGTCTCCGCTGCAACTTGACGATAACCTGACCAAGCTGCGTCAGGAGCTGGACAAAGGCCCGTTCTTTGAAAACCTGATCCGCACCTGGCTGCTTGACAATCCGCACCGGGTCAATCTCTGTCTGCATCCGGACCCGGCATTAACCAAAGAGATGGAGTACAAGGAGCAGCAACGGCTCAAGGACCTCGAAGCCACCCTGACGGACAACGACCGTCAGCACCTCGTCGATCAGGCCAAAACCCTGCAACAGGCCCAGGAGGAAAAAGAGGACGTCAGCTGCCTGCCCACCCTGGAGCTGAGTGACATTGACCCCAAAGAGCCTGAAGTCGCCAGTGAATCCCTGGCTGTGGGTAACCATGAGGTCACGTTTTATCCGCAACCGACCAACGGGCTGGTCTACTTTAATCTGTATTTTCCGGTCAGCGGCCTGGAAGCCGACCTGCATCCGTACTTGCCGTTGTTCAGCAGCCTGCTGACTCAGATCGGTGCCGGCAAATACAGCTACTTGGAAATGGCCGAGCGTATTGAAGCGGGCACCGGCGGCATTCGTGCCTCCCTTGATATCCTTGATGACATTGCCTCCCTGGACCAGTATCAACCGCTGCTGCGCTTGCGCGGCAAGGCTCTGGTGCGCAATGTCGACAAGCTGGCGGAGATCCTGGCCGATGTCGCCACCAGTGCCGATTTCACGGACTTGGAGCGCCTGGCCACCGTGATTGGTCAAGTCAAAACCACATGGGAAAATGCCATCCCCGGTTCCGGCCACAGTTATGCGGCCCGTGCTGCCGCCGGTCATCTCACTGCGGCAGGCCAATGCCGCGAACAATGGTCCGGTCTGACCCAGTTCAAACAGATTAAAGAGATTGCCAAGCTCAAGGCGGAGCAACTGGCTGATCTGGCTGTTAAAATGCAGCAAATCGCTCAACAGCTGTTGCACAGTGACTCGGTACGTGCGGCCATCACTGCGGAGCAGGGCGATCTGGAAACCAATCGTAAGGCCATACAGCAACTGCTGGAACGCCTGCCGTCCCATAGCCGTCAGGAAGCCATGGCCATCGCTTCGACAATCACTCCGCAGGCCGTTCAACTGGGCTGGGCGACGTCCATTCCGGTCTCCTATGTCACGCGGGTTTTCCGTACCGTGCCGCTGGTGCATGAAGATGCGGCCCCGTTAAAGATTCTCGCCGCCCTGCTGAAAGCCAACTTTCTCCATCGTGAAATCCGCGAAAAAGGTGGCGCTTACGGCGGCATGGCCAACAGCAACAGTGAGGCGGTTTGTTCTCCATGCTGTCCTATCGCGACCCGCAGTTATCGCGCACTCTGGATGTTTACGAGCAGGCTCTGCAGTGGGTTCAGTCCGGTGATTTTGATCAGGAAAAAATCAAGGAAGCGGTCCTTGCCGTGTTCAGTGCCATCGACCGACCGTTGTCACCAGGCGGTGTCGGCGCGCATGAATTCGCCAACACTCTGCAGGGGCTGA
- a CDS encoding insulinase family protein yields MTDTNSTQAIPAAFTLVSTTELPELNATLLQLRHNVTGARLVHIENEDTNNLFAVAFKTPPSDSTGVAHILEHTALCGSKNFPVRDPFFTMLKRSLNTFMNAFTASDWTCYPFSSQNHKDFYNLLDIYLDAAFFPLLRERDFAQEGHRLEFAQSDDPSSALTFKGVVFNEMKGAMADPSSLLSRRTTRISTQPPAIITTPAANRKTFPT; encoded by the coding sequence ATGACCGACACCAACAGCACACAAGCCATTCCCGCCGCATTCACCCTGGTCAGCACCACTGAGCTGCCGGAGTTGAATGCGACCCTGCTGCAACTTCGTCATAACGTGACCGGTGCACGGCTGGTTCATATTGAAAATGAAGACACCAACAACCTGTTTGCCGTCGCCTTTAAGACCCCGCCCTCCGACTCAACCGGCGTGGCGCATATTCTCGAACACACCGCGCTGTGCGGCTCGAAAAACTTTCCGGTGCGTGACCCATTTTTCACCATGCTCAAACGCAGCCTCAACACCTTTATGAATGCGTTTACCGCCAGTGACTGGACCTGCTACCCGTTTTCCAGTCAGAACCATAAAGATTTTTATAATTTGCTGGATATCTATTTGGATGCGGCATTCTTTCCATTGCTGCGCGAACGCGATTTTGCCCAGGAAGGGCATCGCCTGGAATTTGCCCAGAGTGACGACCCGTCCTCGGCGCTGACGTTCAAGGGGGTGGTCTTCAATGAGATGAAGGGCGCCATGGCCGACCCATCGTCGTTGCTGTCACGCCGCACCACCCGCATCTCTACCCAACCACCTGCTATCATCACAACTCCGGCGGCGAACCGGAAAACATTCCCGACCTGA